A genomic region of Coraliomargarita sinensis contains the following coding sequences:
- a CDS encoding ComF family protein produces the protein MFGTLGRQLVAPFLEVFFPRSCVGCGDAVEDSAHEHLCRNCSRELFLVAPPNCRVCGYPFHGILAGPQACPHCAELDPVFDEGKTLFLAKGPGRALVHELKYQSGFYILRDIERMARDAQNYLDYLADAVLVPVPLHPDKLRERGYNQSERIADALSRATGGHSPCERLLQRIKYTLTQTRLNREDRHRNVKNAFALVEDAVVIPDQQYILVDDVFTTGSTLNACAEALRKAGAEHIKVATLGHG, from the coding sequence ATGTTCGGCACGCTTGGCAGGCAATTGGTAGCGCCCTTTCTTGAGGTCTTTTTTCCACGAAGTTGTGTCGGCTGTGGCGATGCGGTGGAAGATTCCGCTCACGAACACCTCTGCCGAAACTGCTCCCGCGAGCTCTTTCTGGTGGCCCCGCCCAACTGCAGGGTCTGCGGCTATCCCTTTCACGGTATTCTGGCCGGACCGCAGGCCTGCCCGCATTGCGCCGAACTGGACCCTGTATTCGACGAGGGAAAAACCTTGTTTCTGGCCAAAGGGCCGGGCCGTGCGCTGGTGCACGAGTTGAAGTATCAGAGTGGATTCTACATTCTGCGTGATATCGAGCGCATGGCCCGAGACGCGCAGAACTATCTCGACTACCTGGCGGATGCGGTGCTGGTCCCGGTGCCGCTGCACCCGGATAAGCTGCGTGAGCGCGGTTACAACCAAAGTGAGCGAATCGCAGACGCCCTGAGCCGGGCGACGGGAGGGCACAGCCCTTGTGAGAGGCTGCTCCAACGCATAAAATATACCCTGACGCAGACCCGGCTCAACCGGGAGGACCGTCACCGGAACGTAAAAAATGCCTTTGCCTTGGTCGAGGATGCAGTTGTAATCCCCGACCAACAATACATCCTCGTCGACGACGTGTTCACCACGGGGTCGACGCTCAACGCCTGTGCCGAAGCTCTGCGCAAAGCAGGTGCCGAGCACATCAAAGTGGCCACCCTCGGTCACGGATAG
- a CDS encoding cation:proton antiporter translates to MHGSEYTLLLDLGFIVVGAAAFAFLGKLVRMPSIVAYILAGIFLGPVLGLVEIDHSLELISELGIALLLFLVGLELSLQKIKDLGGVGLALGGLQVTFTALGGFAVATLLGFAPVEAVFLAATVTFSSTVVVIKLLDQKGAMSRLYARISVALFLAQDIVVIVALTILSGLGGGGDLELMSVAKNLGLAFGGMLVLLLVSLLAARYALPKPFAWAARSPDTVFIWALCWCFLVVLLAHVFHLSVEIGAFLAGIAIAQLPIHEDLHRRLHPLMSLFIAVFLVTLGIKMDLSGLGAILPYALALSAFVLLIKPVIVFFILSRMRFSEYTAFQTAVATGQVSEFAFILLALGVASGLVEGTVASLGGLTGLITIGISSYLIIYSEALYAFFRRFRLLALFRAKQEPDHEVIRKNEGHIIVVGMNALGRELVKQLSLRAERVMAIDTDPKKLEGLGAADTVIGSVEYETVIEEIGLRRAKLVISALQIEDTNHLLAYRCRTMRVPCAIHAFDVSVVEDLLDLDTAYLLMPNVDGVVEQREIMEREGIVRAGNS, encoded by the coding sequence ATGCACGGCTCCGAATATACGCTCCTCTTAGATCTAGGTTTCATCGTAGTCGGGGCGGCGGCCTTTGCTTTTCTGGGTAAGCTGGTACGGATGCCCTCCATTGTGGCTTACATTCTGGCGGGTATTTTTCTGGGCCCGGTACTGGGACTGGTGGAAATCGACCACTCTCTGGAGCTGATTTCCGAGTTAGGCATCGCCCTGCTCCTCTTTTTGGTGGGGCTTGAGCTCAGCTTGCAAAAGATCAAGGACCTGGGCGGAGTTGGTCTGGCCCTTGGCGGGTTACAAGTCACCTTCACCGCTCTGGGTGGGTTTGCCGTCGCCACTCTCCTGGGCTTCGCTCCGGTGGAAGCGGTGTTTCTGGCGGCGACGGTGACCTTCAGCAGTACGGTGGTGGTGATCAAGCTGCTTGACCAGAAGGGAGCGATGAGTCGCCTCTATGCCAGGATCTCGGTCGCGCTCTTTCTGGCGCAGGACATCGTGGTGATTGTGGCGCTCACCATCCTCAGTGGGCTGGGTGGAGGCGGCGATCTGGAGCTCATGTCGGTTGCGAAAAACCTCGGGCTCGCTTTCGGCGGGATGTTGGTCCTCCTGTTGGTTTCCCTGCTGGCCGCACGTTATGCCCTGCCCAAGCCCTTTGCCTGGGCGGCGCGTTCCCCCGATACGGTTTTCATCTGGGCGCTTTGCTGGTGTTTCCTTGTGGTGTTGCTGGCGCATGTTTTCCACCTCTCGGTGGAGATCGGCGCTTTCCTTGCCGGGATTGCGATTGCCCAGCTGCCCATTCACGAAGATCTGCATCGCCGCCTGCACCCCTTGATGTCCCTCTTCATCGCGGTCTTTCTTGTCACCCTCGGTATCAAAATGGACCTGTCCGGCCTCGGGGCTATTCTGCCGTATGCGCTGGCGCTGAGTGCTTTTGTACTGCTCATCAAACCTGTGATTGTCTTTTTCATTCTGTCCCGAATGCGCTTCAGTGAGTACACCGCATTTCAGACTGCGGTGGCGACGGGCCAGGTCAGTGAATTTGCCTTTATCCTCCTGGCTTTGGGGGTGGCCAGTGGCCTGGTCGAAGGCACGGTGGCCTCGCTGGGCGGACTGACCGGCCTGATCACGATTGGTATTTCTTCCTACCTGATCATTTACAGCGAAGCGCTCTACGCGTTTTTCCGGCGCTTCAGGCTGTTGGCGCTTTTCCGGGCCAAACAGGAGCCGGACCATGAAGTGATTCGCAAGAACGAGGGGCATATCATTGTGGTGGGCATGAATGCGCTGGGGCGTGAGCTTGTGAAACAACTTTCCCTGCGGGCCGAACGGGTCATGGCGATCGACACCGACCCAAAGAAGCTCGAAGGTCTCGGCGCGGCCGACACGGTGATCGGTAGTGTGGAATACGAAACCGTGATCGAGGAAATCGGATTGCGCCGGGCCAAGCTCGTTATCTCCGCCCTGCAGATCGAGGATACCAATCACCTGCTGGCCTACCGTTGCCGGACCATGCGGGTGCCTTGCGCGATACACGCCTTTGATGTGTCGGTGGTGGAAGACCTGCTCGATTTGGACACAGCCTATCTGCTGATGCCGAATGTGGACGGCGTGGTCGAGCAACGAGAAATTATGGAGCGCGAAGGCATCGTGAGAGCGGGGAACAGTTAA
- a CDS encoding DUF11 domain-containing protein, giving the protein MKPLTVLVATGLSLFALLYSGCQTAPSAVTSADTGYTTPAQPQSTPTQWRPANEVTRPVQATKADRSGSSDVIFKSNQIKVTKTVLQEASVGGDLIYQIRIEALDDVNNVRVVEAIPAGVQFSSANPPASLSGGNASWNFPSMKKGDSQNIRVSVKPTREGDHTICSTVTVDNAFCLNFFSGQPKLEVVKKGPASIELGEEATWTVTVTNSGSAVASNVVVTDTLPDAFTPTSNLRQSIGDLAPGQTETVTYTAKAVKQGSFQNRAVASYDGSGPDGGGSAGSSPAASSPIAVVQSGIRVRKSGPAEAYVFKPETFQITIENTGDTDLQNVRITDILPKGATVAEKGGGRVSGNAIGWMIPKLPAGSSQLITTKVAATRKGKSTNTVKLLTASGLEASDSVTTDWLAVPGVTVSITDSKDPVRENEAVTYTLQVKNQGDFEPVSGTVTVTFSQGIKPTAVAGDARGKINGQTVTFPRTTLEPGKDTNLSITAEGAAIGAGRAVMEFSADFLTDPVISQEATNVY; this is encoded by the coding sequence ATGAAACCTCTCACCGTCCTCGTTGCCACAGGCCTCAGCCTCTTTGCTCTTCTTTATTCCGGCTGCCAGACCGCACCCTCCGCGGTCACTTCAGCGGATACCGGCTACACCACGCCGGCCCAGCCACAGTCCACACCGACGCAATGGCGCCCGGCCAACGAAGTCACACGACCGGTTCAAGCCACGAAAGCGGACCGCTCCGGTAGCTCGGATGTCATTTTCAAGAGCAACCAGATTAAAGTCACCAAGACGGTTCTGCAGGAAGCTTCCGTCGGCGGCGACCTGATCTACCAGATCCGCATTGAGGCTCTGGACGATGTAAACAATGTCCGGGTGGTCGAAGCGATCCCCGCCGGCGTGCAATTCAGTTCGGCCAATCCCCCGGCCTCGCTGTCCGGCGGCAACGCCAGCTGGAATTTCCCCAGCATGAAAAAGGGCGACAGCCAGAATATCCGGGTCAGCGTAAAACCGACCCGGGAAGGCGACCACACGATCTGCTCCACCGTGACCGTGGATAATGCCTTCTGCCTGAATTTCTTCTCCGGCCAGCCCAAACTGGAAGTCGTCAAGAAAGGCCCGGCCTCTATCGAGCTGGGTGAGGAAGCCACCTGGACCGTCACCGTGACCAATAGCGGCTCGGCCGTGGCCAGTAATGTGGTCGTGACCGATACGCTTCCGGATGCGTTTACCCCGACCAGCAATCTTCGCCAGTCCATCGGCGACCTCGCCCCCGGACAGACAGAAACGGTTACCTACACCGCGAAGGCCGTCAAACAGGGGAGCTTCCAGAACCGTGCCGTGGCCAGCTATGATGGCAGTGGCCCGGACGGTGGCGGCAGTGCCGGGTCCAGCCCGGCGGCCAGCTCGCCGATCGCCGTGGTGCAGTCCGGCATCCGCGTGCGTAAGTCCGGTCCGGCCGAAGCCTACGTCTTCAAACCGGAAACCTTCCAGATCACGATCGAAAATACCGGCGACACCGATCTTCAGAATGTGCGTATTACCGATATTCTGCCCAAGGGAGCCACCGTTGCTGAAAAGGGCGGGGGACGTGTTTCCGGAAATGCCATCGGTTGGATGATTCCAAAACTGCCCGCCGGTTCGAGTCAGCTCATCACCACCAAGGTTGCGGCCACCCGCAAGGGCAAGTCCACCAATACGGTTAAACTTCTTACCGCCAGCGGGCTCGAAGCCAGCGATTCCGTCACCACCGATTGGTTGGCTGTGCCGGGTGTCACGGTCTCCATTACCGACAGCAAGGACCCCGTCCGTGAAAATGAAGCTGTCACCTACACCCTGCAGGTGAAGAACCAGGGCGACTTTGAGCCGGTCAGCGGAACCGTGACCGTCACCTTCAGCCAAGGGATCAAGCCCACTGCTGTGGCCGGCGATGCCCGTGGCAAGATTAACGGACAGACCGTCACCTTCCCGCGTACCACACTCGAGCCCGGCAAGGATACCAATCTGAGCATCACCGCCGAAGGTGCCGCCATTGGTGCCGGTCGTGCCGTCATGGAGTTCAGCGCCGACTTCCTGACCGATCCGGTGATCAGCCAGGAAGCGACCAACGTTTACTAA
- the accD gene encoding acetyl-CoA carboxylase, carboxyltransferase subunit beta has product MALFGKPQYSTVTVKKKDIPKDLWTKCPKTGEIIYNRVLKENLMVVPSSGYHFPLDGRTRIASLLDEGSFEEMDKGVSSLDPLEFNATASYPEKLKASQAKTKETDTVISGMGTMGGMPVSIAVMDFRFMAASLGSAAGEKLTRAIERGLEKKCPVVIVCASGGARMQEGILSLMQMAKTSQALARLSEAGLPYIAILTNPTMAGVMASFASLGDVIIAEPEALIGFAGPRVIKETTQQDLPAGFQTSEFLLDRGLIDMIVSRGEMRDRLISLLKAFGKNTAKTA; this is encoded by the coding sequence ATGGCACTTTTTGGAAAACCTCAATATTCGACCGTCACGGTAAAAAAGAAAGACATCCCGAAGGATCTTTGGACGAAATGTCCGAAGACCGGGGAGATTATCTATAATCGCGTCCTGAAGGAAAACCTCATGGTCGTACCCAGCAGCGGCTACCACTTCCCGCTCGACGGGCGTACGCGCATTGCCTCGTTGCTGGATGAAGGCAGTTTCGAGGAGATGGATAAGGGTGTCAGCTCGCTGGACCCGCTGGAGTTCAACGCCACCGCATCCTATCCCGAAAAGCTCAAGGCCAGTCAGGCCAAGACCAAGGAGACCGACACGGTTATTTCGGGGATGGGCACCATGGGCGGCATGCCGGTCAGCATCGCGGTCATGGATTTTCGCTTCATGGCAGCCAGCCTCGGGTCCGCTGCCGGCGAGAAGCTGACGCGAGCGATCGAGCGCGGGCTGGAGAAGAAGTGTCCGGTGGTTATCGTGTGTGCGTCCGGGGGTGCCCGTATGCAGGAAGGAATTCTCAGCCTGATGCAGATGGCCAAAACCAGCCAGGCGCTGGCCCGTTTAAGTGAGGCGGGGCTCCCCTACATCGCGATTTTGACCAACCCGACCATGGCGGGGGTGATGGCCAGTTTCGCTTCCTTGGGTGATGTCATTATCGCGGAGCCGGAAGCCCTGATCGGTTTTGCCGGCCCACGAGTGATCAAGGAAACGACGCAACAGGATCTCCCCGCGGGTTTCCAGACTTCCGAGTTCCTCCTCGACCGCGGCTTGATCGACATGATTGTCTCGCGCGGCGAGATGCGTGACCGTTTGATCAGTCTGCTCAAGGCTTTTGGCAAAAATACCGCCAAGACGGCCTAA
- a CDS encoding metallopeptidase family protein, whose amino-acid sequence MTHYERLESMTETEIARLARLLPADVRQALREVPVHLRAKPEAETANDLGDDLLGLFTGEPRHARGESLLPAPPQIHLYLENIWEFADRQIDRYMEEVRVTLLHELGHYLGWGEEEMEQYGIA is encoded by the coding sequence ATGACTCATTACGAGCGACTCGAATCGATGACGGAGACCGAGATCGCTCGTCTCGCGAGGCTTCTTCCCGCGGATGTGCGTCAGGCACTGCGTGAGGTGCCGGTGCATCTGCGGGCGAAGCCGGAGGCCGAAACAGCGAATGATCTCGGTGATGATCTGCTGGGCCTCTTCACCGGCGAGCCCCGGCACGCCCGCGGTGAATCGCTGCTGCCCGCGCCTCCGCAAATCCACCTCTATCTGGAAAATATCTGGGAGTTTGCCGACCGGCAAATCGATCGCTACATGGAAGAGGTGCGCGTCACACTGCTGCACGAACTTGGACACTACCTCGGTTGGGGCGAAGAAGAGATGG
- a CDS encoding bifunctional folylpolyglutamate synthase/dihydrofolate synthase — MQTYNQTTDYLYALRNRGSKYGIERMVRLVDALGHPEHQFPVIHVAGTNGKGSVCAMLEALYRSNGYKTGLFTSPHLVHLGERAQVNRMILDEPGIVRYVEELRPVAAKLGEEDDELHPTFFEFVAAMAFLRFASEQVGIAMIETGLGGRLDATNVVDPELSIITSISFDHMEMLGDTLTKIATEKAGIIKPGKPVLIGRLPEEAELAIRSVAEERGCPLYSVRDRFCEDELPETNLAGQFQRWNAGLAVYATELLAERFPARSTRGLQEVDWAGRWQKLVLADQTLILDATHNPEGAAALAENLKELTAANGQKPIIVAGTLGEERGRSLMKSVAPYARELYLVVPKQDRATPTVFLENCLPKVRDYKVVHSTLDQLFTAPSVEAPLADAGLIEPQHSALRPASASVSGKLRRDKSGASTIGQPGDTIVVTGSIYLIGEVLERLEGKAQNGSGLQDKV; from the coding sequence GTGCAGACTTACAATCAAACGACAGATTACCTCTACGCACTCAGAAACCGCGGTTCGAAATACGGGATCGAGCGTATGGTGCGACTGGTGGATGCGCTTGGGCATCCGGAACACCAGTTCCCAGTCATCCACGTCGCCGGGACCAACGGCAAAGGCTCCGTCTGCGCCATGCTGGAAGCATTGTATCGGTCGAATGGATACAAGACAGGACTCTTCACCTCCCCCCATTTGGTACATTTGGGAGAACGTGCCCAGGTCAACCGGATGATATTGGATGAGCCCGGGATCGTTCGCTACGTGGAAGAGCTGCGCCCGGTGGCGGCCAAGCTCGGCGAAGAAGATGACGAGCTGCATCCGACCTTTTTTGAATTCGTGGCCGCCATGGCCTTTCTTCGATTCGCCTCGGAGCAGGTCGGTATTGCCATGATAGAAACCGGTCTCGGCGGCCGCTTGGACGCCACCAATGTGGTCGATCCGGAGCTGAGCATTATCACCTCGATCAGCTTCGACCACATGGAGATGCTGGGGGATACTCTGACCAAGATCGCGACGGAGAAAGCCGGCATCATTAAGCCCGGCAAGCCGGTGCTCATCGGACGCCTGCCCGAGGAAGCCGAGCTCGCTATTCGCAGCGTAGCCGAGGAACGGGGTTGTCCGTTGTATTCGGTGCGCGACCGCTTTTGTGAAGACGAGTTACCGGAAACGAATCTCGCCGGACAATTCCAGCGCTGGAATGCCGGCTTGGCGGTGTACGCGACGGAGCTGCTCGCGGAGCGTTTCCCCGCAAGGTCGACGCGTGGCCTGCAGGAGGTCGACTGGGCCGGGCGTTGGCAAAAACTGGTTCTCGCGGACCAAACCTTGATTCTCGATGCCACGCATAATCCGGAAGGTGCTGCGGCCCTGGCAGAGAACTTAAAGGAATTGACCGCAGCCAACGGGCAGAAGCCGATCATCGTGGCCGGCACGCTGGGAGAAGAGCGCGGACGTAGCCTGATGAAGTCGGTCGCGCCCTATGCCCGCGAGCTTTATCTGGTGGTGCCCAAGCAGGACCGGGCGACGCCGACCGTATTCCTGGAAAACTGCCTGCCCAAGGTGCGGGATTACAAAGTGGTTCATAGCACACTCGACCAGCTATTTACGGCACCGTCCGTAGAGGCTCCGCTTGCGGATGCCGGTTTGATTGAACCGCAGCACTCCGCGCTTAGACCGGCATCCGCATCCGTCTCCGGAAAACTACGCCGTGACAAGAGCGGAGCCTCTACGATCGGCCAGCCCGGCGACACGATCGTGGTCACCGGTTCGATCTACCTGATCGGTGAAGTGCTGGAGCGGTTGGAGGGCAAGGCACAAAACGGCAGCGGCTTGCAAGATAAGGTTTGA
- a CDS encoding cation:proton antiporter, translating to MTSFAILLLAAAIAFGLSKWARLPVIPLLMLSGVGLRMLADAGGVEVPPDLLSEMVELGLAVLVFTAGAELSPRRMRGRTRPIMIVAISQFVLLGCAGVLTALALGYDLTVAFYLGCALSASSTLVVVRHLQTRRQMFEPYGRLVLGVLLLQDLFIILIMVALLKSPEGPVVSALSVMKAAGLGVLALGLHRWCVPWLTKRVKLDDEELMLGSLSMLFAFSGMAYLLELPFLVGALFAGFALSAFPMNGLVRGMLGSLSGFFLALFFISVGAFLVMPTWTMVGHCLIFILVLILVTVVLVSIIAEAVGYSTRAAIETGVLLSQTSEFSLLLALIGVASGQIGPELFSMIALITVSTMTLTPFISRDQVAWSLMKLHPRYRRGEQDCEALSQHAVLLGYGRAGARLVKYFQANKIPMIVVDDDAAVIRRLIARGIPCIQGDGSDIRTLKQAHCRDARVVVCSMRRLRDAEEALLYLKGTQAKVLVRTFEPEEVAFVEEAGGYAVQTVRASTKIFLNWFEENLPAAPESEAPSQGV from the coding sequence ATGACAAGCTTTGCCATACTCCTGCTGGCGGCAGCGATTGCCTTTGGGCTGTCCAAGTGGGCACGTCTGCCGGTGATTCCTCTGCTCATGCTTTCGGGTGTCGGCCTGCGTATGCTGGCGGATGCGGGTGGCGTGGAGGTGCCCCCGGACCTGCTCAGCGAAATGGTGGAGCTGGGTCTGGCCGTGTTGGTCTTCACGGCCGGGGCGGAGTTGAGCCCGCGCCGGATGCGTGGCCGTACTCGCCCCATCATGATCGTGGCCATTTCGCAGTTTGTCCTGCTGGGTTGTGCGGGCGTGTTGACGGCACTGGCGCTGGGCTACGATTTGACCGTGGCCTTCTATCTGGGCTGTGCCTTGTCGGCGAGTTCGACACTTGTGGTGGTACGACACCTACAGACGCGGCGGCAGATGTTTGAGCCTTACGGCCGTCTCGTGCTGGGCGTCCTACTGCTGCAGGACCTGTTTATCATTCTGATTATGGTGGCGCTGCTCAAGTCACCCGAGGGTCCGGTGGTCAGTGCGCTAAGCGTAATGAAAGCGGCGGGACTGGGTGTTCTTGCGCTCGGCCTGCACCGTTGGTGTGTGCCCTGGTTGACCAAGCGGGTGAAACTGGACGACGAAGAACTGATGCTGGGCTCGCTCAGTATGCTCTTTGCTTTTTCCGGCATGGCTTACCTGCTGGAGCTGCCCTTTCTGGTCGGGGCCCTCTTCGCGGGCTTTGCCCTCTCCGCTTTTCCCATGAACGGCTTGGTTCGGGGTATGCTGGGCTCGCTCTCCGGTTTTTTCCTCGCGCTTTTCTTTATCAGTGTCGGCGCTTTTCTGGTCATGCCGACCTGGACGATGGTCGGGCACTGCCTGATTTTTATTCTGGTACTGATCCTGGTCACGGTGGTGCTGGTATCCATTATCGCGGAGGCGGTCGGCTACTCCACCCGCGCCGCCATCGAAACCGGAGTCCTGCTCTCCCAGACCAGCGAGTTTTCCCTGCTGCTGGCCCTGATTGGGGTGGCTTCGGGGCAGATCGGCCCCGAGCTCTTCTCCATGATTGCGCTGATTACGGTCAGCACGATGACCCTGACGCCCTTCATCTCCCGCGACCAAGTTGCTTGGAGCCTCATGAAACTGCACCCTAGATACCGTAGAGGGGAGCAGGATTGTGAGGCGCTGAGTCAACACGCGGTCTTGCTCGGCTACGGACGTGCCGGGGCGCGCCTGGTCAAATACTTTCAGGCCAACAAAATTCCCATGATCGTGGTGGACGACGACGCGGCGGTCATCCGCAGGCTGATCGCCCGGGGCATTCCCTGTATTCAGGGGGATGGTTCGGATATCCGGACGCTCAAGCAGGCCCATTGCCGCGATGCCCGCGTGGTGGTGTGTTCCATGCGTCGTTTGCGGGACGCGGAAGAGGCGCTGCTCTATCTCAAAGGCACGCAAGCCAAGGTTCTGGTGCGGACCTTTGAGCCGGAAGAAGTCGCTTTCGTGGAAGAGGCCGGCGGTTATGCCGTGCAGACGGTGCGCGCGTCGACGAAGATCTTTCTCAATTGGTTCGAAGAGAATTTGCCGGCTGCGCCGGAAAGCGAGGCACCAAGTCAGGGGGTTTGA
- the gndA gene encoding NADP-dependent phosphogluconate dehydrogenase gives MSEASSEIGLIGLAVMGQNLALNIADHGFKISVYNRTTSKMEEFVAENPDTPGGLVGCETLEEFVQSLKRPRKVIILVQAGWATDKVIEGLVPLMEEGDIIIDGGNAKWDDTIRREKELTEKGLRFIGSGVSGGEEGARFGPSLMPGGTPEAWKYLEPVWKAIAAKVDPETGKPLEGAAPGKPVEGGVPCTTYIGPDGAGHYVKMVHNGIEYGDMQMICEAYDLMQNVLGLSPAEMGDIFSEWNTGDLDSFLIEITADILKQADPVTGKPFVDIVLDTAGQKGTGKWTSVNALDMGTPAPTVAEAVFARCLSAVKEERVAAEKILKGPEAPAFEGDKAEMVEAIREALYASKICSYAQGFQLMRYAQEEYGWKLNFGEIAQIFRGGCIIRAKFLQKITEAFDRDPDLANLLLDPYFSGAIHKAQKSWRKVVALAAEHGVSIPTFSSALSYYDGYRTSRLPQNLLQAQRDYFGAHTYERVDQPRGQFYHIDWPEPDRPQLEM, from the coding sequence ATGTCCGAAGCATCCTCAGAAATCGGCCTTATCGGCCTCGCAGTGATGGGCCAGAACCTGGCTCTGAATATCGCCGACCACGGCTTCAAGATCTCGGTTTACAACCGGACCACTTCCAAAATGGAAGAATTCGTGGCGGAAAATCCGGATACGCCCGGCGGCCTCGTCGGTTGCGAAACTCTGGAAGAGTTCGTCCAGTCGCTCAAGCGCCCGCGCAAGGTGATCATTCTCGTGCAAGCGGGCTGGGCCACCGACAAGGTGATTGAAGGCCTTGTCCCTCTGATGGAAGAGGGCGACATCATTATCGACGGGGGCAATGCCAAGTGGGACGACACCATCCGCCGCGAGAAGGAACTGACCGAAAAGGGTCTGCGCTTTATCGGCTCCGGTGTTTCCGGCGGTGAGGAAGGTGCCCGCTTCGGCCCCTCCCTGATGCCCGGAGGCACGCCGGAGGCTTGGAAGTATCTCGAGCCCGTCTGGAAGGCGATCGCGGCCAAGGTCGATCCGGAGACAGGCAAGCCTCTCGAAGGCGCCGCACCGGGCAAGCCGGTCGAAGGTGGCGTCCCCTGCACCACATATATCGGTCCCGACGGTGCCGGCCACTACGTCAAGATGGTGCACAACGGCATCGAATACGGCGACATGCAGATGATCTGCGAAGCCTACGACCTGATGCAAAATGTGCTGGGCCTGAGCCCCGCCGAAATGGGTGATATCTTCAGCGAGTGGAACACCGGCGATTTGGACTCCTTCCTCATCGAGATCACGGCCGACATCCTGAAGCAGGCCGATCCGGTGACCGGAAAACCCTTCGTCGACATCGTGCTCGACACCGCCGGCCAGAAAGGCACCGGCAAGTGGACCTCCGTGAACGCGCTCGATATGGGCACACCGGCACCGACAGTGGCGGAAGCTGTCTTTGCCCGCTGCCTCTCCGCGGTTAAGGAAGAGCGCGTCGCCGCCGAAAAGATCCTCAAGGGTCCGGAAGCTCCGGCCTTCGAAGGCGACAAAGCCGAGATGGTCGAAGCCATCCGCGAGGCCCTCTACGCCTCCAAAATTTGCTCCTACGCCCAGGGCTTCCAGCTCATGCGCTACGCGCAGGAGGAATACGGATGGAAGCTCAACTTCGGCGAGATCGCCCAGATCTTCCGCGGCGGTTGCATCATTCGTGCGAAGTTCCTGCAGAAGATCACCGAAGCCTTCGACCGCGATCCGGATCTGGCCAACCTGCTGCTCGATCCTTATTTCAGCGGTGCCATTCATAAGGCCCAGAAGAGCTGGCGCAAAGTCGTGGCCCTCGCCGCCGAGCACGGGGTATCCATCCCGACCTTCAGTTCCGCGCTGTCTTACTACGACGGTTACCGCACGTCACGCCTGCCGCAGAATCTCCTGCAGGCCCAGCGCGACTACTTCGGTGCCCACACCTACGAGCGCGTCGACCAGCCCCGTGGCCAGTTCTACCACATCGACTGGCCCGAGCCCGACCGGCCGCAGCTGGAGATGTAA